Within the Ensifer canadensis genome, the region TCGTGTTCCGTCTGGCCGATATCGACGTGCCGGCCCAGTTCAGCCAGGTTGCCGCCGATATCCTTGCCCAGAAGTATTTCCGCAAGGCCGGCGTGCCGGCGAAGCTGAAGCGCGTCGAGGAGAATGATGTCCCCTCCTTCCTCTGGCGCTCGGTTCCCGACACGGATGCGCTGAAGGCGCTGCCGAAGGACGAACAGTACGGTTCCGAAACCGATGCCCGTCAGGTTTTCGATCGCCTGGCCGGTACCTGGGCCTACTGGGGCTGGAAGGGCGGCTATTTCGCCAGCGAAGAAGACGCCTCCGCCTTCCGTGACGAACTTGCTTATATGCTCGCCACCCAGCGCGTTGCGCCGAACTCCCCGCAATGGTTCAACACCGGCCTGCATTGGGCCTATGGCATCGACGGCCCCGGCCAGGGCCACTTCTATGTCGATCCCTTTACCGGCAAGCTGACCAAGTCCAAGTCGGCTTACGAACACCCGCAGCCGCACGCCTGCTTCATCCAGTCGGTTGCCGACGACCTCGTCAACGAGGGCGGCATCATGGACCTGTGGGTGCGTGAAGCGCGCCTGTTCAAGTATGGCTCCGGCACCGGCTCCAACTTCTCGCATCTGCGCAGCGAAGGCGAAAAGCTCTCGGGCGGCGGCAAGTCCTCGGGCCTGATGTCCTTCCTGAAGATCGGCGACCGCGCAGCCGGCGCCATCAAGTCGGGCGGCACCACCCGTCGCGCCGCCAAGATGGTCGTTGTCGATATCGATCACCCGGATATCGAGGAATACATCAACTGGAAGGTCAAGGAAGAGCAGAAGGTTGCAGCGCTCGTCACCGGCTCGAAGGTCGTCGCCAAGCATCTGAAGGCGATCATGAAGGCCTGCGTCAACTGCGACGGCACGGACGACGCCTGCTACGACCCGAAGCAGAACCCGGCGCTCAAGCGCGAGATCCGCGCTGCCAAGCAGTCGCTGGTGCCTGAAAACTACGTCCAGCGCGTCATCCAGTTCGCCAAGCAGGGTTACAAGGACCTTGAGTTCAAGACCTACGACACCGACTGGGATTCGGAAGCCTATCTCACGGTTTCGGGCCAGAACTCGAACAACTCCGTCTCGATCAAGGACGACTTCCTGCGCGCCGTCGAAGCTGATGGCGACTGGCACCTGACCGCCCGCAAGGACGGCCGGGTGATGAAGACGCTGAAGGCACGCGACCTCTGGGAGTCGATTTCCTACGCCGCATGGGCGTCGGCCGATCCGGGCCTGCACTTCAACACGACGATGAACGACTGGCACACCAGCCCCGCCGCCGGTCCGATCCGCGCGTCGAACCCGTGCTCGGAATACATGTTCCTCGACGACACCGCCTGCAACCTCGCCTCGCTGAACCTGATGATGTTCAAGGACGCGGCGACGAAGCGCATCAACATCGCCGATTACGAGCACGCCGTGCGTCTGTGGACCGTCGTTCTCGAAGTTTCGGTGATGATGGCGCAGTTCCCGTCCCGCGAGATTGCCGAACTGTCCTACGAATACCGCACGCTCGGCCTTGGCTATGCCAATATCGGCGGCCTTCTGATGTCGTCGGGCATTCCCTATGACTCGACCGAGGGCCGCGCCATTGCCGGTGCGTTGACGGCGATCATGACCGGCGTTTCCTACGCCACGTCGGCGGAAATGGCGGCCAAGCTCGGTCCGTTCCCGGGCTTCGCGCCGAACCGCGACAACATGCTGCGCGTCATCCGCAACCACCGCCGCGCCGCTTACGGCGAGACGACGGGCTATGAAGGCCTCTCGGTCAACCCGGTTGCGCTGATCCATGGCGAAAACCCCGACCAGGACCTCGTCATTCACGCCATGAGCGCCTGGGACAAGGCGCTGGAACTCGGCGAGAAGCACGGCTACCGCAATGCCCAGGCAACCGTCATCGCGCCGACCGG harbors:
- a CDS encoding vitamin B12-dependent ribonucleotide reductase, whose protein sequence is MLIERRFTKAGQSAYAEIEFRKATSEIKNPDGSIVFRLADIDVPAQFSQVAADILAQKYFRKAGVPAKLKRVEENDVPSFLWRSVPDTDALKALPKDEQYGSETDARQVFDRLAGTWAYWGWKGGYFASEEDASAFRDELAYMLATQRVAPNSPQWFNTGLHWAYGIDGPGQGHFYVDPFTGKLTKSKSAYEHPQPHACFIQSVADDLVNEGGIMDLWVREARLFKYGSGTGSNFSHLRSEGEKLSGGGKSSGLMSFLKIGDRAAGAIKSGGTTRRAAKMVVVDIDHPDIEEYINWKVKEEQKVAALVTGSKVVAKHLKAIMKACVNCDGTDDACYDPKQNPALKREIRAAKQSLVPENYVQRVIQFAKQGYKDLEFKTYDTDWDSEAYLTVSGQNSNNSVSIKDDFLRAVEADGDWHLTARKDGRVMKTLKARDLWESISYAAWASADPGLHFNTTMNDWHTSPAAGPIRASNPCSEYMFLDDTACNLASLNLMMFKDAATKRINIADYEHAVRLWTVVLEVSVMMAQFPSREIAELSYEYRTLGLGYANIGGLLMSSGIPYDSTEGRAIAGALTAIMTGVSYATSAEMAAKLGPFPGFAPNRDNMLRVIRNHRRAAYGETTGYEGLSVNPVALIHGENPDQDLVIHAMSAWDKALELGEKHGYRNAQATVIAPTGTIGLVMDCDTTGIEPDFALVKFKKLAGGGYFKIINRAVPEALRSLGYSESQLAEMEAYAVGHGNLNQAPAINPSTLKAKGFTDEKVEAVNAALKSAFDIKFVFNQWTLGADFLKGALKVTDEQLAQMDFNLLEHMGFSKKDIEAANIHVCGAMTLEGAPFLKNEHLPVFDCANPCGKIGKRYLSVESHIRMMAAAQPFISGAISKTINMPNEATVEDCKNAYMLSWKLALKANALYRDGSKLSQPLNASLIEDENDEDALEDLIQAPAAAQAVTITEKIVERVIEKVIRAREKLPNRRQGYTQKAVVGGHKVYLRTGEFGDGRIGEIFIDMHKEGAAFRAMMNNFAIAISLGLQYGVPLEEYVEAFTFTKFEPAGMVQGNDAIKNATSILDYVFRELAVSYLGRHDLAHVDTSDFSNTALGKGIQEGKTNLISTGWTRGYKPTIVGGTADRTSEPKGSATAAPARASSSATVTSIAGNTVRKIEQTTSIATSEIVAFKRDYEERAAELAEEIPEETFETVTEVTALFSDKAAAEAASAKSDAKKLEAERRARSIMQGYTGNMCSECQNFTMVRNGTCEKCDTCGATSGCS